Proteins from a single region of Drosophila biarmipes strain raj3 chromosome 3R, RU_DBia_V1.1, whole genome shotgun sequence:
- the LOC108031732 gene encoding probable phospholipid-transporting ATPase IM isoform X8 has translation MGTKTQPQLAKENERRIRANDKEFNAQFKYHNNYIKTSKYSLFTFLPFNLLEQFQRLANFYFLCLLVLQLIPAISSLTPVTTAIPLIGVLTLTAVKDAYDDIQRHLSDSQVNNRKSKTLRNGKLVEAKWSEVQVGDVIRLDNNQFVAADTLLLSTSEPNGLCFIETAELDGETNLKAKQCLTETIELGDRHDALWNFNGEIICERPNNLLNKFDGTLIWRSQRFALDNEKILLRGCVLRNTQWCYGVVVFAGVDTKLMQNSGKTQFKSTGVDRLLNFIIIGIVLFLVSICALFAIGCAVWEGLIGQHFQLYLPWERIIPKDYIPTGATVIGLLVFFSYAIVLNTVVPISLYVSVEVIRFVQSFLINWDEEMYYATTNTYAKARTTTLNEELGQIQYIFSDKTGTLTQNIMTFNKCSINGRSYGDVIDLRTGELIEITEQQTIFQNSNTNNRPSPAGGAASAPPAAPPPIILVHTAEVHAKKSALVVTTSASSPGEAQVSSRPDLEHSAPPLDAVEKRPALKHVRYSAPSRSQEDDPGGVSPRMGLAPPIANEERRSSGGFKRSGAGYMQRQLSRTSSCDKALQTVDFSANPHHESDFRWYDRTLLDAVRSDEEHSHVFFRLLALCHTVMAETVDGKLEYQAQSPDEAALVAAARNFGFVFRTRTPNSITIEVMGQLEEYELLNILDFNNVRKRMSVILRRGDSMVLYCKGADNVIYDRLHGGQEDLKARTQDHLNKFAGEGLRTLALAERRLTEQYYNDWRSRQQEAALSMDSREQKLNEIYEEIESEMQLVGVTAIEDKLQDGVPKSIANLQNAGIKIWVLTGDKQETAINIGYSCQLLTDELADVFIVDGNSVEEVEKQLRQFKESIKIYNRFRPGGFDPFDRLNSDSNMDPLSVTMTQTSAFMQETNLPPTPPPPPAISVVTFSAECNDLFGDEKRSEGGGTASIVVDENTGFALVVNGHSLVHCLSPELETKFLDIASQCKAVICCRVTPLQKALVVELIKRAKNAVTLAIGDGANDVSMIKAAHIGVGISGQEGLQAVLSSDYSIAQFRYLERLLLVHGRWSYYRMCKFLRYFFYKNFAFTLCHCWYSLFCGFSAQTVFDPMFISVYNLFYTSLPVLALGVFEQDVSDKNSVEFPRLYTPGLKSELFNIREFIYSVLHGAFTSLVLFLIPYGVYKDGVSENGYIVSDHMTLGAVVATILIVDNTAQISLYTSYWTVVNHVTIWGSLVWYFVLDYFYNYVIGGPYVGSLTQAMKDLTFWVTMLITVMALVAPVLAYKFYLLDVHPSLSDKIRQRSLKKIHSRASSNVRRTASSRRGRRSVRSGYAFAHQEGFGRLITSGKIMHKLPQDFAFPLGLGTKKTQVLHNNLNSADGSKTNNISGHNMVNNNTNLRQNQNQNHSSMADIRADGRGTGGDDGRGSVGTDDMSPRAPCQDLDTINL, from the exons aaAACGAACGCAGAATCCGCGCCAACGACAAAGAGTTTAATGCCCAGTTCAAATATCAC AACAACTACATCAAGACCTCCAAGTATTCGCTGTTCACGTTCCTGCCTTTCAATCTGCTGGAGCAATTCCAGCGGCTGGCCAACTTTTATTTCCTCTGCCTGTTGGTCCTCCAACTGATTCCCGCCATCTCCTCCCTCACACCCGTGACCACAGCCATTCCCCTGATAGGAGTGCTCACTCTAACCGCGGTCAAGGATGCCTACGACGATATT CAACGTCACCTGTCCGACTCGCAGGTGAACAATCGCAAGTCGAAAACGCTGCGCAATGGCAAGTTGGTGGAGGCCAAGTGGTCGGAGGTGCAGGTGGGCGACGTGATCCGGCTGGACAACAATCAGTTCGTGGCGGCGGACACCCTGCTGCTGTCCACATCCGAGCCAAATGGCCTGTGCTTCATCGAGACAGCCGAACTGGATGGGGAGACGAATCTCAAGGCGAAGCAGTGCCTCACGGAGACCATCGAGCTGGGCGATCGTCACGACGCGCTGTGGAACTTCAACGGCGAGATCATCTGCGAGAGGCCCAACAACCTGCTGAACAAGTTCGATGGCACCCTGATCTGGCGGAGCCAGCGGTTCGCCTTGGACAACGAGAAGATCCTGCTGAGGGGCTGCGTCCTGCGGAACACCCAGTGGTGCTATGGCGTCGTGGTCTTCGCCGGGGTGGACACCAAGCTGATGCAGAATTCCGGAAAGACGCAGTTCAAGAGCACTGGTGTGGATCGCCTGCTCAACTTTATTATCATTGGG ATCGTCCTGTTTCTGGTGTCAATATGTGCCCTCTTTGCGATCGGCTGTGCCGTGTGGGAGGGCCTGATTGGCCAGCATTTCCAGCTGTATCTGCCCTGGGAGCGCATCATACCCAAGGATTACATACCCACGGGCGCCACCGTCATCGGCTTGCTGGTTTTCTTCTCGTATGCCATAGTCTTAAACACAGTTGTGCCAATCTCTCTCTACGTTTCAGTAGAG GTAATACGCTTCGTACAGTCGTTCCTCATCAACTGGGATGAGGAGATGTACTACGCGACCACCAATACCTATGCCAAAGCCCGCACCACCACGCTCAACGAGGAGCTGGGCCAGATCCAGTACATATTCTCGGACAAGACGGGCACCCTCACCCAGAACATCATGACGTTCAACAAGTGCAGCATCAACGGCCGCAGTTATGGCGATGTGATTGACCTGCGCACCGGCGAGCTCATCGAGATTACGGAG CAGCAAACAATTTTCCAAAatagcaacaccaacaacagaCCCAGCCCCGCAGGTGGAGCTGCGTCAGCGCCACCTGCAGCACCACCCCCCATCATCCTAGTGCACACGGCCGAGGTGCATGCCAAGAAGAGTGCCCTGGTGGTCACGACCTCCGCCTCCTCCCCGGGCGAGGCACAGGTATCCTCGAGACCGGACCTCGAGCACTCGGCTCCGCCGCTGGACGCGGTTGAAAAGAGGCCGGCACTCAAGCATGTGCGGTACTCGGCGCCCAGCAGAAGTCAGGAGGATGACCCTGGGGGAGTGTCACCCAGGATGGGGCTTGCACCACCCATCGCCAATGAGGAGCGCAGGAGCAGCGGCGGCTTCAAGCGGAGCGGAGCGGGATACATGCAGCGTCAGTTGTCCCGCACAAGCAGTTGCGACAAA GCCCTTCAAACCGTCGACTTTTCGGCCAATCCGCACCACGAGAGCGATTTCCGGTGGTACGACCGCACGTTACTGGATGCCGTTCGCTCGGATGAGGAGCACTCCCACGTGTTTTTCCGCCTGCTGGCCCTCTGCCACACGGTCATGGCCGAAACGGTGGATGGCAAGCTGGAGTACCAGGCCCAGAGTCCCGATGAGGCTGCTCTTGTGGCGGCCGCTCGCAATTTCGGCTTTGTCTTTCGCACACGAACACCGAATAGTATTACCATCGAGGTGATGGGGCAGTTGGAG GAATACGAGCTCCTAAACATCCTTGATTTCAACAACGTCCGCAAGCGGATGTCTGTGATCCTCCGGCGCGGTGACTCCATGGTGCTCTACTGCAAGGGAGCGGACAATGTGATATACGATCGTCTGCATGGCGGACAGGAGGATCTGAAGGCGCGCACCCAGGACCATCTTAAT AAATTTGCTGGCGAGGGCCTGCGCACCTTAGCTCTGGCCGAGCGTCGTTTGACCGAGCAGTACTACAACGACTGGAGGAGTCGTCAACAGGAGGCTGCCCTTTCGATGGACTCGCGGGAACAGAAGCTGAACGAAATCTACGAGGAGATCGAGAGTGAAATGCAACTGGTTGGTGTGACGGCCATCGAGGATAAGCTGCAGGATGGAGTGCCAAAGTCCATAGCTAATTTGCAGAATGCCGGCATAAAGATCTGGGTCCTAACAGGAGACAAGCAGG AAACGGCCATCAACATTGGTTACTCCTGCCAACTGCTCACTGATGAACTGGCCGATGTCTTTATAGTGGATGGAAACTCCGTGGAGGAGGTGGAGAAGCAGCTGAGGCAGTTCAAAGAGtccattaaaatatacaacCGATTTCGACCAGGAG gatttgaCCCGTTTGACCGGTTAAACAGTGACAGTAATATGGATCCCTTGAGCGTAACCATGACCCAAACATCGGCCTTCATGCAGGAGACGAATCTCCCGCCCacgccgcctcctccgcctgcCATTTCGGTGGTTACCTTTAG TGCGGAGTGCAATGACCTGTTCGGCGATGAGAAGAGGAGCGAGGGAGGAGGCACTGCCTCCATTGTGGTGGACGAAAACACAGGCTTTGCCCTGGTGGTCAATGGGCACTCACTGGTGCACTGCCTTTCGCCGGAGTTGGAGACCAA ATTCCTGGACATCGCCTCGCAGTGCAAGGCGGTCATTTGCTGCCGGGTAACGCCGCTCCAGAAGGCGCTGGTCGTCGAGCTAATTAAGCGTGCCAAAAACGCCGTCACCCTGGCCATCGGCGATGGCGCCAACGATGTGTCCATGATCAAGG CTGCCCACATAGGCGTTGGTATCTCCGGGCAGGAGGGCCTTCAGGCTGTCCTGTCCAGTGACTATTCGATTGCCCAGTTCCGGTACCTGGAGCGATTGCTGCTGGTCCACGGTCGCTGGTCCTACTACCGCATGTGCAAATTTCTGCGATACTTCTTCTACAAGAACTTTGCATTTACCCTGTGCCATTGCTGGTACTCGCTATTCTGCGGCTTCAGCGCTCAG ACGGTGTTCGACCCGATGTTCATATCGGTTTACAATCTGTTCTACACATCCCTGCCCGTCTTGGCGTTGGGCGTCTTCGAGCAGGATGTCTCGGACAAGAACAGCGTGGAGTTCCCACGCCTCTACACGCCGGGACTCAAGAGTGAGCTGTTCAACATCCGGGAGTTCATCTACAGTGTGCTTCACGGGGCCTTCACCTCGCTGGTCCTGTTCCTGATTCCTTACGGCGTCTACAAGGACGGCGTTTCGGAGAACGGATACATAGTCAGCGATCATATGACCCTGGGCGCCGTGGTGGCCACCATACTCATAGTGGATAATACGGCACAG ATATCTTTGTACACCTCTTACTGGACCGTTGTCAATCACGTGACCATTTGGGGTAGCTTGGTTTGGTATTTTGTGCTTGACTATTTCTACAACTATGTCATTGGAGGGCCTTATGTGGGCTCTCTGACCCAAGCCATGAAGGACCTGACATTTTGGGTTACCATGTTGATCACAGTGATGGCCCTGGTGGCCCCTGTTCTGGCCTACAAGTTCTATCTTCTGGATGTGCATCCCAGCCTTTCGGATAAG ATACGTCAAAGGTCCTTGAAAAAGATTCACTCGAGAGCCTCTAGTAATGTCAGGCGAACGGCTTCATCCCGTCGCGGACGCCGCTCCGTTAGATCAGGATACGCCTTTGCCCATCAG GAGGGCTTTGGTCGCCTGATCACCTCTGGCAAGATCATGCACAAGTTGCCGCAGGACTTTGCCTTCCCTCTGGGCTTGGGCACTAAAAAGACACAGGTCCTTCACAACAACCTTAACTCGGCCGATGGATCGAAGACCAATAACATCTCTGGGCACAATATGGTCAATAATAACACAAATCTGCGACAAAATCAGAACCAGAACCACTCGTCAATGGCAGATATAAGAGCCGATGGACGTGGCACTGGGGGAGATGATGGAAGGGGCAGTGTGGGCACGGATGACATGAGTCCTCGTGCTCCCTGCCAGGACCTAGATACGATTAATCTCTAA